Proteins encoded by one window of Dioscorea cayenensis subsp. rotundata cultivar TDr96_F1 chromosome 6, TDr96_F1_v2_PseudoChromosome.rev07_lg8_w22 25.fasta, whole genome shotgun sequence:
- the LOC120263492 gene encoding probable polygalacturonase isoform X1, translating into MVESTGSLLLILGFPLMFLVCVSYSAFEQCSGLLLVVILLAMTQWVAAENSRCKQMKPSADRPHSVSITDFGAVGDGVTLNTKAFQNALFYLHSFADKGGAQLFVPSGRWLTGSFSLISHLTLSLDKDAVIIGSTDSSEWPIIDPLPSYGRGRELPGGRHQSLIYGNNLTDVIITGGNGTIDGQGGVWWDWFKNKTLNYTRPHLVEFMYSTEVVISNITFVNSPFWAIHPVYCSQVLVQDVTILAPLDSPNTDGIDPDSSSNVCIEDCYISTGDDLIVIKSGWDEYGISFAHPSSNISIHRVVGETGSGAGIAFGSEMSGGISEVKAEGIHLFNSKHGIRIKTSPGRGGYVRNIFISDVTMKDVDIAIRISGNYGEHPGETYDPKVLPIINGITIQDVSGVNISKAGLLEGIRGDNFSDICLTNVVLNVTSHHPWKCSFIEGYANLVSPESCEPLEKTVPDQSSVCYAPDHLQPQLSNGNRLMNPFLRLSSL; encoded by the exons ATGGTAGAAAGTACTGGCTCTCTTCTTTTAATATTGGGGTTTCCTTTGATGTTCTTAGTATGTGTTTCTTACAGTGCTTTTGAGCAG TGCTCAGGATTACTATTGGTTGTTATACTGCTTGCGATGACCCAATGGGTTGCCGCTGAGAACTCCCGCTGCAAGCAGATGAAACCAAGTGCAGATAGACCACATAGTGTCTCTATAACTGATTTTGGCGCCGTTGGTGATGGTGTCACCCTCAACACTAAGGCCTTCCAGAATGCTTTATTTTATCTGCATTCATTTGCTGACAAGGGCGGTGCTCAGCTCTTTGTGCCTTCCGGAAGGTGGTTGACTGGAAGTTTTAGTCTCATCAGCCATCTCACTTTGTCCCTGGACAAGGATGCTGTGATAATTGGATCAACG GATTCATCTGAATGGCCAATAATTGATCCATTGCCCTCATATGGGAGAGGCAGGGAACTTCCTGGTGGAAGACACCAAAGTCTTATTTATGGAAACAATCTGACAGATGTCATAATAACAG GTGGCAATGGGACCATTGATGGCCAAGGTGGTGTTTGGTGGGATTGGTTTAAGAACAAGACTTTGAACTACACGCGCCCTCATTTGGTTGAGTTCATGTATTCAACTGAGGTGGTCATTTCGAACATAACATTTGTAAACTCACCATTTTGGGCTATCCACCCGGTATATTGCAG CCAAGTTCTCGTCCAGGACGTGACGATTCTTGCACCCCTTGATTCACCAAACACAGATGGGATTGATCCAG ATTCATCAAGCAATGTCTGCATTGAAGACTGTTACATCAGCACCGGCGATGATCTCATCGTCATCAAAAGTGGGTGGGATGAGTATGGCATTTCCTTTGCTCATCCTAGCTCCAACATCAGCATCCACCGTGTCGTGGGAGAAACAGGGTCAGGTGCTGGCATTGCCTTCGGAAGTGAGATGTCTGGTGGCATATCTGAAGTCAAAGCAGAAGGCATCCATCTTTTCAACTCAAAACATGGTATCAGAATTAAAACATCTCCCGGCCGTGGAGGGTATGTCCGAAACATTTTTATCTCTGATGTTACAATGAAAGACGTGGACATAGCCATCAGGATCTCAGGGAACTATGGTGAGCACCCAGGTGAGACATATGACCCAAAAGTTCTACCGATCATAAATGGAATCACCATCCAAGACGTCTCCGGAGTAAACATCAGCAAGGCAGGACTTCTGGAGGGGATTCGAGGGGACAATTTCAGTGACATTTGCCTGACCAATGTGGTGCTGAATGTAACATCTCATCATCCATGGAAGTGTTCTTTCATTGAAGGCTATGCAAACTTGGTCTCACCGGAGTCTTGTGAACCACTGGAAAAAACAGTACCTGATCAATCTTCCGTTTGTTATGCACCTGATCATCTACAACCGCAACTCTCCAACGGAAATCGCTTGATGAACCCGTTTCTGAGGCTCTCTTCATTGTAA
- the LOC120262885 gene encoding probable transcription factor At5g28040 — protein sequence MASADDLGHGAFFDSCADDDSDSDDESFGPPPPPPSLVAAPTNPNPDGDLPTLSSDHQQGPLSDIDAFPSNALVASSFDDSRRLFQRLFSDEDEITILKGFREFVSQRGTTHASYQYDTGPFYDQIKEKLNLEFSKNQLVEKLRRLKKKYRTAVARIAAGRSSSFKSPHDREAFEISSQIWSPTFKRPRDQRAEAETNKVRIIDSKTLKANPIYATADVDHHREQKPIKSRGRPRDQSEPVEVAVVEGLPTPSMGNYNHGMGETVRSCVTPLFKELLNCVILGPSMAGGLIGGSPALSPCTPTSSLGGMDDKWRKQQIMELEVYAKEDGSCEGTD from the coding sequence ATGGCGTCTGCCGACGATCTAGGGCACGGCGCCTTCTTCGATTCCTGCGCCGACGATGACTCTGACTCCGATGATGAATCCTTTGGGCCGCCTCCTCCCCCGCCTTCCCTTGTCGCCGCACCCACAAACCCTAACCCTGATGGTGATCTCCCGACCTTATCATCTGACCACCAGCAGGGCCCTCTTTCGGATATCGATGCGTTCCCTTCCAACGCTCTGGTCGCATCGAGCTTCGACGATTCCCGCCGGTTGTTCCAGCGTCTCTTCTccgatgaagatgagatcacgATCCTCAAGGGTTTCCGGGAGTTCGTCTCGCAGCGGGGAACGACGCACGCTTCCTATCAATACGATACGGGTCCGTTCTATGACCAGATCAAGGAGAAGCTGAATCTGGAATTCTCGAAGAACCAGCTCGTTGAGAAGCTCCGGAGGCTCAAGAAGAAGTACCGCACCGCCGTGGCTCGGATCGCCGCCGGCCGTTCCTCCTCTTTCAAGAGCCCCCACGACCGTGAAGCCTTTGAGATCTCTAGCCAAATTTGGAGCCCCACCTTCAAGCGCCCTCGTGACCAGCGCGCTGAGGCCGAGACCAACAAGGTCAGAATCATtgattccaaaacccttaaagcCAATCCCATCTACGCCACTGCCGATGTCGATCATCACCGGGAGCAGAAGCCAATCAAGTCCAGAGGAAGACCCAGAGACCAATCAGAGCCGGTGGAGGTCGCCGTCGTCGAGGGTTTGCCGACGCCATCCATGGGGAATTACAACCATGGGATGGGGGAGACTGTGAGGAGTTGTGTTACACCGTTGTTCAAAGAGTTGCTCAATTGTGTAATTTTAGGGCCATCGATGGCCGGAGGTTTAATCGGGGGATCACCGGCGTTAAGCCCCTGCACTCCGACGAGTTCATTGGGTGGGATGGATGACAAATGGAGAAAACAGCAGATCATGGAGCTGGAGGTGTACGCAAAAGAGGATGGATCTTGTGAAGGAACTGATTGA
- the LOC120263492 gene encoding probable polygalacturonase isoform X2 produces MPFSGDHRSSAQILKRSALCSGLLLVVILLAMTQWVAAENSRCKQMKPSADRPHSVSITDFGAVGDGVTLNTKAFQNALFYLHSFADKGGAQLFVPSGRWLTGSFSLISHLTLSLDKDAVIIGSTDSSEWPIIDPLPSYGRGRELPGGRHQSLIYGNNLTDVIITGGNGTIDGQGGVWWDWFKNKTLNYTRPHLVEFMYSTEVVISNITFVNSPFWAIHPVYCSQVLVQDVTILAPLDSPNTDGIDPDSSSNVCIEDCYISTGDDLIVIKSGWDEYGISFAHPSSNISIHRVVGETGSGAGIAFGSEMSGGISEVKAEGIHLFNSKHGIRIKTSPGRGGYVRNIFISDVTMKDVDIAIRISGNYGEHPGETYDPKVLPIINGITIQDVSGVNISKAGLLEGIRGDNFSDICLTNVVLNVTSHHPWKCSFIEGYANLVSPESCEPLEKTVPDQSSVCYAPDHLQPQLSNGNRLMNPFLRLSSL; encoded by the exons ATGCCTTTTAGTGGTGATCATAGATCTTCTGCTCAAATATTGAAGAGATCTGCATTA TGCTCAGGATTACTATTGGTTGTTATACTGCTTGCGATGACCCAATGGGTTGCCGCTGAGAACTCCCGCTGCAAGCAGATGAAACCAAGTGCAGATAGACCACATAGTGTCTCTATAACTGATTTTGGCGCCGTTGGTGATGGTGTCACCCTCAACACTAAGGCCTTCCAGAATGCTTTATTTTATCTGCATTCATTTGCTGACAAGGGCGGTGCTCAGCTCTTTGTGCCTTCCGGAAGGTGGTTGACTGGAAGTTTTAGTCTCATCAGCCATCTCACTTTGTCCCTGGACAAGGATGCTGTGATAATTGGATCAACG GATTCATCTGAATGGCCAATAATTGATCCATTGCCCTCATATGGGAGAGGCAGGGAACTTCCTGGTGGAAGACACCAAAGTCTTATTTATGGAAACAATCTGACAGATGTCATAATAACAG GTGGCAATGGGACCATTGATGGCCAAGGTGGTGTTTGGTGGGATTGGTTTAAGAACAAGACTTTGAACTACACGCGCCCTCATTTGGTTGAGTTCATGTATTCAACTGAGGTGGTCATTTCGAACATAACATTTGTAAACTCACCATTTTGGGCTATCCACCCGGTATATTGCAG CCAAGTTCTCGTCCAGGACGTGACGATTCTTGCACCCCTTGATTCACCAAACACAGATGGGATTGATCCAG ATTCATCAAGCAATGTCTGCATTGAAGACTGTTACATCAGCACCGGCGATGATCTCATCGTCATCAAAAGTGGGTGGGATGAGTATGGCATTTCCTTTGCTCATCCTAGCTCCAACATCAGCATCCACCGTGTCGTGGGAGAAACAGGGTCAGGTGCTGGCATTGCCTTCGGAAGTGAGATGTCTGGTGGCATATCTGAAGTCAAAGCAGAAGGCATCCATCTTTTCAACTCAAAACATGGTATCAGAATTAAAACATCTCCCGGCCGTGGAGGGTATGTCCGAAACATTTTTATCTCTGATGTTACAATGAAAGACGTGGACATAGCCATCAGGATCTCAGGGAACTATGGTGAGCACCCAGGTGAGACATATGACCCAAAAGTTCTACCGATCATAAATGGAATCACCATCCAAGACGTCTCCGGAGTAAACATCAGCAAGGCAGGACTTCTGGAGGGGATTCGAGGGGACAATTTCAGTGACATTTGCCTGACCAATGTGGTGCTGAATGTAACATCTCATCATCCATGGAAGTGTTCTTTCATTGAAGGCTATGCAAACTTGGTCTCACCGGAGTCTTGTGAACCACTGGAAAAAACAGTACCTGATCAATCTTCCGTTTGTTATGCACCTGATCATCTACAACCGCAACTCTCCAACGGAAATCGCTTGATGAACCCGTTTCTGAGGCTCTCTTCATTGTAA